A window from Aerococcus sp. Group 1 encodes these proteins:
- the purB gene encoding adenylosuccinate lyase: protein MLERYTLPEMGAIWSLENHYQAWLEVEILAVEAWSELGVIPQADAQDIRQNARFDVDRISEIEAQTRHDVVAFTRCLSESLGAEKKWVHYGLTSTDVVDTAQAFQLKQANRLIKKDLDQLLEILKEKALTYKDTVCMGRTHGVHAEPTTFGLKMARFYAEIKRNIERFNHAARGVEAGKISGAVGTYANVPTNIEAYVCDHLGIRQQDISTQILPRDLHAEYIASLALIATSVENMATEIRHLQRSEVHEVEESFAKGQKGSSAMPHKRNPISSENVTGLARVCRGHVVTAYENVSLWHERDISHSSAERIILSDTTILVDYILNRFSKVLKNLKVFPEKMLANMQATHGLIYSQRLLLKLVDAGLSREAAYDLVQPLTAKSWDQGQDFRSLVEDCTEITDRLNSEAIDDAFDYHYHLRRVDEIYKRLGLISAE from the coding sequence ATGTTAGAACGTTATACCTTGCCGGAAATGGGGGCTATTTGGTCCCTTGAAAATCATTACCAAGCTTGGTTAGAAGTTGAAATTTTAGCTGTTGAAGCTTGGAGTGAACTAGGTGTGATACCTCAAGCAGATGCCCAAGACATTCGTCAAAATGCTCGTTTTGATGTGGACCGCATCAGCGAAATTGAAGCACAAACCCGCCATGATGTAGTTGCTTTTACCCGCTGTTTGTCTGAATCCCTAGGAGCAGAGAAAAAATGGGTGCATTATGGACTAACTTCGACCGATGTCGTCGATACCGCCCAAGCCTTTCAATTAAAACAAGCTAATCGTCTCATTAAAAAAGACTTAGACCAGCTTTTAGAAATTCTAAAAGAAAAAGCTTTAACTTATAAGGACACTGTATGTATGGGGAGAACCCATGGGGTCCATGCTGAACCAACGACATTTGGTCTAAAAATGGCACGTTTCTATGCTGAAATTAAGCGAAATATCGAACGCTTTAACCACGCAGCTAGAGGTGTTGAAGCGGGTAAAATTTCTGGTGCAGTGGGCACCTATGCCAATGTCCCTACTAACATTGAAGCTTATGTCTGTGACCATTTAGGCATTCGTCAGCAAGATATTTCTACCCAAATTTTACCACGTGACCTTCACGCAGAATATATCGCTAGCTTGGCTTTGATTGCAACCAGTGTTGAAAATATGGCCACTGAAATTCGTCACCTACAAAGATCAGAAGTCCATGAAGTAGAGGAGTCCTTTGCCAAAGGGCAAAAGGGATCGAGTGCTATGCCCCATAAGCGTAATCCCATTTCTAGTGAAAATGTTACTGGTTTAGCTCGAGTTTGCCGTGGCCATGTGGTGACTGCTTATGAAAATGTCTCCCTCTGGCATGAACGTGATATTTCTCATTCTAGTGCCGAGCGTATTATCCTATCTGACACGACCATTCTAGTAGACTATATTTTAAATCGCTTCAGCAAGGTTTTGAAAAATCTGAAAGTCTTTCCAGAGAAAATGCTGGCTAATATGCAAGCAACTCATGGCTTAATTTATAGCCAACGCTTATTATTAAAGCTAGTCGATGCTGGTCTATCAAGGGAAGCAGCTTATGATCTCGTCCAACCCTTAACTGCTAAATCCTGGGACCAAGGTCAAGATTTTAGGAGTTTAGTAGAGGATTGTACAGAAATTACTGACCGCCTGAATTCAGAAGCTATCGATGATGCTTTTGACTATCATTACCATTTACGCCGAGTTGATGAAATCTATAAGAGACTGGGTTTGATTTCTGCTGAGTAG
- a CDS encoding neutral zinc metallopeptidase, with protein MKWEDLRRSRNVEDRRGQSTGPRRSSGGLGNLLSLLFLTRGAPRWLIILILAFTIFGGGSLLGGGLGNNGSSTGSEPQTEEVSQGGSQQASDQEKEFMSAVLGSTEDFWQQKFADYGKDYEPARLVLYTDHVQTGGCGFGSAQAGPFYCSGDKTVYIDLSFYRELKNRYHAPGDFAMAYVLAHEVGHHIQTELGTMTKYQSAIRRASEEEKNALSVRLELQADYYAGVWAHYAEDQGLLEAGDIDEAMQAANAVGDDTLQKEAYGRVVPDSFTHGSAAQRQAWFQRGYQYGDLEHGDTFNTRLDIEK; from the coding sequence ATGAAATGGGAGGATTTACGTCGCAGTCGGAACGTCGAAGATCGCAGGGGACAGTCGACTGGTCCCAGACGGTCGAGTGGTGGCTTAGGAAACTTACTGAGTCTCTTATTCTTAACCCGAGGTGCCCCGCGTTGGCTGATTATCTTGATTTTGGCCTTTACTATTTTTGGCGGTGGCTCCCTCCTAGGGGGAGGATTGGGTAATAATGGCAGCTCCACCGGTTCAGAGCCTCAAACAGAAGAAGTTAGTCAGGGTGGAAGTCAGCAGGCAAGTGATCAAGAAAAAGAATTCATGTCTGCGGTTTTAGGCAGTACTGAAGATTTTTGGCAGCAAAAATTTGCTGATTATGGTAAAGACTATGAACCAGCGCGTTTGGTACTCTATACTGACCATGTCCAAACTGGGGGCTGTGGTTTTGGTAGCGCTCAGGCTGGACCGTTTTATTGTTCAGGAGATAAAACCGTTTATATCGATTTGTCTTTCTATCGGGAATTAAAGAATCGTTACCATGCTCCAGGCGATTTTGCTATGGCTTACGTTTTGGCCCATGAAGTTGGGCACCACATTCAAACCGAGTTAGGGACCATGACAAAATATCAATCTGCCATCCGTCGGGCCAGTGAAGAGGAGAAGAATGCTTTATCTGTTCGTTTAGAACTTCAAGCAGATTATTACGCTGGTGTTTGGGCCCATTATGCTGAAGACCAAGGCCTACTCGAAGCGGGAGATATCGATGAGGCTATGCAAGCGGCCAATGCGGTGGGGGATGATACCCTACAAAAAGAAGCTTATGGTCGGGTAGTGCCAGATAGTTTCACCCACGGATCAGCTGCTCAGCGGCAAGCCTGGTTCCAAAGAGGTTATCAATACGGCGACTTAGAACATGGAGATACATTTAATACACGATTAGATATCGAAAAATAA
- the purH gene encoding bifunctional phosphoribosylaminoimidazolecarboxamide formyltransferase/IMP cyclohydrolase has product MARALISVSNKEGLVELAQAFKEAGIEIISTGGSKKHLEAAGIEVIPVEEVTGFKEMLDGRVKTLHPNIHAGILFQRDHADHVKTMADNHLQAIDYVVVNFYPFKETISQSQVSLAEAVENIDIGGPSMVRAGAKNYQDVTVLTDPKDYATVIDSLKEKQATTLEDRKRLAAKAFRLTAAYDALIAQYLTDRFEEEKPERLTLTYELKEALRYGENSQQEAEFYQALLADDYSISQAKQLNGKALSYNNIKDANAALALIAEFDQPCAVALKHMNPCGVGIGQTVEEAFERCYQADSMSIYGGIVAVNQEVSKDLAERLHKIFLEIIIAPAFSEEALAVLKTKKNLRLLEVKGFDHKLFPAKEYISVMGGLLVQDQDIPAYENHEQWQKMGQYDVDPQDLPALELAWKVVKHVKSNAIVVANGHQTLGIGAGQMNRIGSAQLAIDEALANTFDVDRDRLVLASDAYLPMADTAELAAQHGIKAIVQPGGSIHDDDSIAVVDQAKIPMLKTGMRHFRH; this is encoded by the coding sequence ATGGCAAGAGCATTAATTAGTGTATCTAATAAGGAAGGTTTAGTAGAACTCGCCCAAGCCTTTAAGGAGGCTGGGATAGAAATCATTTCAACCGGGGGGAGTAAAAAGCACCTAGAAGCAGCTGGTATTGAAGTCATTCCTGTTGAAGAAGTGACTGGCTTTAAGGAAATGTTAGATGGGCGAGTAAAAACCTTACATCCTAATATCCATGCTGGAATCCTCTTCCAAAGAGACCATGCTGACCATGTGAAAACCATGGCTGATAACCACTTACAAGCCATTGATTATGTGGTGGTGAACTTCTACCCCTTTAAAGAAACCATTAGTCAGAGCCAGGTTTCATTAGCTGAAGCGGTGGAAAATATTGATATTGGTGGTCCTTCCATGGTGCGTGCCGGAGCCAAAAACTATCAGGACGTTACCGTGCTTACCGATCCTAAGGACTATGCCACTGTCATCGATTCCCTTAAAGAAAAACAGGCGACGACTCTTGAAGACCGCAAACGTCTAGCAGCTAAAGCTTTCCGTTTGACAGCTGCCTATGATGCATTAATTGCTCAGTATCTCACCGACCGTTTTGAAGAGGAAAAGCCTGAACGATTAACCTTAACCTATGAATTAAAAGAAGCCTTACGTTACGGGGAAAATAGCCAACAAGAAGCTGAATTTTATCAAGCGCTTTTAGCTGATGACTATAGCATTAGCCAAGCAAAACAATTAAATGGAAAAGCCTTATCCTATAACAATATCAAAGACGCCAATGCGGCCCTAGCGCTGATTGCCGAATTTGACCAACCCTGTGCCGTGGCCCTCAAACACATGAATCCATGTGGGGTAGGGATTGGTCAAACTGTTGAAGAAGCCTTTGAACGTTGTTACCAAGCCGATTCCATGTCCATTTATGGAGGGATTGTTGCTGTTAATCAAGAAGTCTCTAAGGACTTAGCCGAAAGACTTCATAAGATTTTCCTAGAAATTATTATTGCTCCAGCCTTTAGTGAAGAGGCCTTAGCAGTGCTCAAAACTAAAAAGAACTTACGCCTATTAGAAGTGAAGGGCTTTGATCACAAGCTCTTTCCTGCTAAGGAATATATTTCCGTAATGGGTGGCCTCTTAGTTCAAGACCAAGATATTCCTGCTTATGAAAACCACGAACAATGGCAAAAAATGGGCCAATATGATGTCGATCCCCAAGATTTGCCTGCTTTAGAATTAGCTTGGAAAGTGGTTAAACACGTTAAATCCAATGCTATAGTGGTCGCTAATGGCCATCAAACCCTAGGTATTGGAGCTGGGCAAATGAACCGGATTGGCTCAGCCCAATTAGCCATTGATGAAGCCTTGGCTAATACCTTTGATGTTGACCGTGACCGTTTAGTTTTAGCTAGTGATGCTTACCTACCAATGGCTGATACCGCAGAATTAGCGGCTCAACATGGCATTAAAGCCATTGTTCAACCGGGAGGCTCTATCCATGATGATGATTCCATTGCCGTAGTTGATCAAGCCAAAATTCCTATGTTAAAAACTGGTATGCGGCATTTTAGACATTAA
- the purN gene encoding phosphoribosylglycinamide formyltransferase — MRCAIFASGQGSNFQALVEAFQGLHSEIEIAFLFCDQAGAYVLKRAQNLQIPTFQFSPTDFSSRKDYEEALVKLCQRHHLDYILLAGYMRLIHQPLLQAYPNRIINIHPSLLPKFPGRHGIRDAYQAGVSETGVTVHIIDENIDQGRILAQEAVTIDPAWQLEDLETAIHTIEHQLYPQVILELVRKEMNHGKSIN, encoded by the coding sequence ATGCGATGTGCAATATTTGCTTCAGGACAGGGCAGTAATTTTCAAGCTTTAGTGGAAGCCTTTCAGGGCCTTCATTCTGAGATTGAGATTGCCTTTCTCTTTTGTGACCAAGCTGGAGCTTATGTTTTAAAACGAGCTCAAAATTTACAAATTCCCACCTTTCAATTTAGTCCAACTGATTTTTCTAGTCGCAAAGACTATGAAGAGGCCCTAGTGAAGCTCTGTCAGAGGCATCATTTGGATTACATTTTATTGGCAGGTTATATGCGGCTGATCCACCAGCCATTGCTCCAGGCTTATCCTAACCGGATTATTAATATTCATCCCTCCCTCTTGCCTAAGTTCCCCGGCCGTCATGGGATTAGGGACGCTTATCAGGCTGGGGTATCTGAAACTGGGGTAACGGTCCACATTATCGATGAAAATATCGATCAAGGAAGAATTCTCGCCCAAGAAGCTGTAACTATTGATCCAGCATGGCAGTTGGAGGACTTGGAGACAGCCATTCATACAATTGAACATCAATTATATCCTCAAGTAATTTTAGAATTAGTCAGAAAGGAAATGAATCATGGCAAGAGCATTAATTAG
- the purD gene encoding phosphoribosylamine--glycine ligase, protein MKILVIGSGGREHALALKFKQDVKVSEVYCAPGNPLMAKDGIHCQDISMDDFPTLIDFARENNISWTFVGPEIPLFNGIVDAFQAAGLQIFGPSQSASRLESSKHFAKEVMQAQGVPTAAYATYNHLAQAQAAVKAAEFPLVIKADGPAAGKGVKIVQDLASALEFLEEIFSDNRYGSQNEVVIEEYLEGIEFSCFSLVGKGQILHLPLAQDHKRAYDHDRGPNTGGMGAYSPVPFVSQSVFNDVVNRIVEPVLKEMDARDFPYYGVLYTGLILTQEGPKVIEFNTRFGDPETQVVLPLLGDNFAGVIDDLLQGRPSQLTREADQVSLGVVLAAEGYPGTYQKGMVLDELITKLPDGLQIYGAGVELREGHYEAKGGRILMLVAKGSSYEICRDQVYQFLGQHQIAGTFYRKDIGHWVLDKREGVG, encoded by the coding sequence ATGAAAATATTGGTCATTGGTTCTGGTGGACGGGAACATGCCCTAGCGCTTAAGTTTAAGCAAGATGTAAAGGTTTCTGAAGTCTACTGCGCTCCAGGAAATCCTCTGATGGCTAAGGATGGCATCCACTGTCAAGACATTAGCATGGATGATTTCCCAACTTTAATTGACTTTGCTCGAGAAAATAATATCTCCTGGACCTTTGTAGGCCCTGAAATCCCTTTATTTAATGGGATTGTTGATGCCTTCCAAGCGGCTGGATTACAAATCTTTGGCCCCAGTCAATCGGCCAGTCGCTTAGAGTCTTCCAAGCACTTTGCTAAGGAAGTGATGCAGGCTCAGGGAGTGCCAACCGCTGCCTATGCAACCTATAATCATTTGGCCCAAGCCCAGGCGGCAGTAAAAGCAGCGGAATTTCCCTTGGTGATTAAGGCAGATGGCCCTGCTGCAGGCAAGGGGGTTAAAATTGTCCAAGACTTGGCTAGCGCTCTAGAATTCTTGGAAGAAATCTTTAGTGACAATCGTTATGGTAGTCAAAATGAGGTAGTTATTGAAGAATATCTGGAGGGAATAGAATTTTCCTGCTTCTCTTTGGTTGGCAAAGGGCAAATCCTCCACTTACCTCTTGCCCAAGACCATAAACGGGCCTATGACCATGACCGAGGCCCTAACACGGGAGGTATGGGGGCTTACAGTCCCGTTCCCTTTGTCAGTCAATCGGTCTTTAATGATGTCGTTAACCGGATTGTTGAACCGGTCTTAAAAGAGATGGACGCCAGAGATTTTCCTTATTATGGGGTCTTGTATACGGGCCTAATTTTAACCCAAGAGGGGCCCAAGGTGATTGAGTTTAATACCCGTTTTGGGGACCCAGAAACCCAAGTGGTCTTGCCACTTTTAGGGGATAATTTTGCTGGGGTCATTGATGATTTGTTACAGGGAAGACCAAGTCAGCTCACTCGGGAAGCAGACCAGGTAAGTCTGGGCGTTGTTCTTGCCGCTGAAGGTTACCCAGGGACTTATCAAAAGGGTATGGTGCTAGATGAATTAATTACTAAGCTTCCTGATGGATTACAAATCTATGGGGCTGGGGTTGAACTTCGAGAAGGGCACTATGAGGCTAAGGGTGGAAGAATTTTAATGTTGGTAGCTAAAGGGTCATCCTATGAAATTTGCCGTGATCAAGTTTATCAATTTTTAGGTCAACACCAGATAGCAGGGACTTTTTACCGCAAAGATATTGGTCATTGGGTATTAGATAAGAGAGAGGGAGTCGGATAA
- the purM gene encoding phosphoribosylformylglycinamidine cyclo-ligase: MTNAYQNAGVNVEAGYQVVERIKKQVAKTWRPEVMGAIGSFAGAFSLADFDYEEPCLLAGTDGVGTKLMLAIQSQRYDTIGIDCVAMCVNDILAQGAQPLFFLDYIAVGKNHPAVIEQIVKGVAEGCQQAGAALIGGETAEMPGMYDSKDFDLAGFAVGIAEKKKLITPQKVKEGDILLGLASSGLHSNGYSLVRKVFFMDNDFSLDSHLEELGPDRSLIDELLIPTRIYVKTVQSLIERSLIHGMAHITGGGFIENIPRILPEGYKAQIQLGSWPILPIFKALEKYGQLDSMEMMNIFNMGIGMVLAIDPAHIDEVEAILHDQGESTYRIGQIKKASDVKEKIIFEGTL; encoded by the coding sequence ATGACTAATGCCTACCAAAATGCCGGAGTGAATGTGGAAGCCGGTTACCAAGTGGTGGAACGAATTAAAAAGCAAGTCGCTAAAACTTGGCGACCCGAAGTAATGGGAGCGATTGGCAGTTTTGCTGGAGCCTTTTCTTTAGCCGACTTTGACTACGAAGAGCCTTGTTTATTAGCTGGCACGGATGGTGTCGGCACTAAATTAATGTTAGCTATCCAATCTCAGCGTTATGACACCATTGGTATCGACTGTGTGGCCATGTGTGTGAATGATATTCTCGCTCAAGGCGCTCAGCCCTTGTTTTTCTTAGACTACATCGCGGTGGGCAAGAACCATCCCGCCGTTATTGAGCAGATCGTCAAAGGAGTAGCTGAAGGCTGCCAGCAAGCTGGTGCTGCCTTGATCGGTGGAGAAACTGCAGAAATGCCTGGCATGTATGATAGCAAGGATTTTGACCTGGCTGGCTTTGCGGTCGGTATTGCTGAAAAGAAAAAACTCATCACTCCCCAAAAGGTTAAAGAAGGGGATATTCTCCTGGGCCTAGCCTCATCTGGCTTACATTCTAATGGCTATTCTTTAGTGCGAAAAGTCTTTTTTATGGATAATGATTTTTCCTTAGATAGCCACTTAGAAGAACTGGGTCCCGACCGTAGTCTAATTGATGAATTACTTATTCCTACTAGGATCTATGTGAAGACTGTACAAAGCTTAATTGAGCGTTCACTGATCCATGGCATGGCCCATATCACAGGTGGAGGATTCATTGAAAATATTCCCCGCATTCTACCAGAAGGCTATAAAGCGCAAATTCAATTAGGATCTTGGCCCATCTTGCCAATTTTTAAGGCTTTAGAAAAGTATGGTCAGCTCGATTCGATGGAAATGATGAATATTTTTAATATGGGGATTGGCATGGTTCTCGCCATCGATCCGGCCCATATTGATGAAGTTGAGGCTATCTTACATGATCAAGGGGAGTCAACTTACCGCATAGGTCAGATTAAAAAAGCTAGTGATGTAAAAGAAAAAATTATATTTGAGGGGACATTATGA
- the purF gene encoding amidophosphoribosyltransferase: protein MTTYIDQESYDLPHEECGLIGIWNHPDAARLSFYGLMALQHRGQEGAGITSLKDTGRMHEFRGLGLVSEVFSNPNQFHDLDGRAALGHVRYATAGDHSLNNIQPFLFHFSDRDLALAHNGNLVNGQSLKEELEKQGAIFRSTSDSEVLMHLIRRSKATNFKDQLKEALGQIKGGFTYILLTNKGLVGACDPNGFRPLVVGQLGNGAYVMASESCALDQIGAKTLFDVEAGQVVYITDEGIEREFYTENRHQAICSMEYIYFARPDSNIQHVNVHTARKRCGEILAQESPVEGADMVVGVPNSSLSAAMGYAEAAGLANEMGLVKNQYVGRTFIQPSQAEREQGVRMKLSAVRKVVSGKSVVMIDDSIVRGTTSKRIVALLREAGAREVHVRIACPPLKYPCFYGIDISNTRELIAAQNSVEEICQLIGADSLAFLSQEGLIKGIDLQGPGKYQGLCMAYFNGDYPTELYDYEKEYLESLQEEEVNHD, encoded by the coding sequence GTGACTACTTATATTGACCAGGAAAGCTATGACCTTCCCCATGAAGAATGTGGACTAATTGGGATTTGGAACCATCCTGATGCTGCTCGGCTTAGCTTTTATGGCTTGATGGCTCTCCAACACCGGGGCCAAGAAGGTGCCGGAATCACTAGTCTCAAAGACACAGGCCGGATGCATGAATTTCGTGGATTAGGTTTAGTTAGCGAGGTCTTTTCTAATCCAAACCAATTTCATGACCTAGATGGGCGAGCTGCCTTAGGTCATGTGCGTTATGCGACGGCAGGCGACCATTCATTGAATAATATTCAACCCTTCCTTTTCCACTTTTCGGATCGTGACCTGGCCCTAGCCCATAACGGTAATCTTGTCAATGGACAATCTTTAAAGGAAGAATTAGAAAAACAAGGAGCTATTTTTCGCTCGACTTCAGATAGTGAAGTGCTTATGCACTTAATTCGCCGCAGCAAGGCGACTAATTTTAAAGATCAACTTAAAGAGGCCTTAGGGCAGATAAAGGGTGGCTTTACTTATATTCTGTTAACCAATAAGGGACTGGTAGGAGCTTGCGATCCCAATGGCTTTCGACCTTTAGTAGTGGGTCAGTTAGGCAATGGAGCCTATGTGATGGCTTCAGAATCTTGCGCTTTAGACCAAATTGGAGCCAAAACTCTATTTGACGTTGAAGCCGGACAAGTGGTTTATATCACGGATGAAGGCATTGAGCGAGAATTCTACACCGAAAACCGCCACCAAGCCATTTGTTCCATGGAATATATTTACTTCGCTCGCCCCGATTCCAATATCCAACATGTCAATGTCCATACCGCTCGTAAACGCTGTGGGGAAATCTTAGCCCAGGAAAGTCCAGTTGAGGGAGCCGATATGGTGGTTGGAGTCCCTAATTCTTCTCTGTCGGCAGCCATGGGCTATGCCGAGGCTGCTGGCCTAGCCAATGAAATGGGTCTGGTAAAAAACCAGTATGTTGGTCGTACCTTTATCCAACCCAGTCAGGCTGAAAGAGAGCAGGGCGTCCGGATGAAGTTGTCAGCTGTTCGTAAGGTTGTGTCTGGCAAGAGTGTAGTTATGATTGACGATTCCATTGTCCGGGGAACGACTTCTAAACGAATTGTGGCCCTCTTACGTGAAGCGGGAGCCCGGGAGGTTCATGTCCGCATTGCCTGTCCACCGTTGAAGTATCCTTGTTTTTACGGCATTGATATTTCTAATACTAGAGAATTAATTGCTGCACAAAATTCAGTTGAAGAAATTTGCCAATTGATTGGAGCTGATTCTCTGGCCTTTCTCAGTCAAGAAGGTCTGATTAAAGGCATCGATTTACAAGGCCCTGGCAAGTATCAAGGTCTATGTATGGCTTATTTCAATGGCGATTACCCGACTGAATTATATGACTATGAAAAAGAATACTTAGAGTCTTTACAGGAAGAGGAGGTTAACCATGACTAA
- a CDS encoding FAD-dependent oxidoreductase, producing MKYAIVGTSHAGYEAAQTILEAQPDAEINLYEAGSTASFLSCGIQSYLEGESESLDDLHYANETSYKEQGINIMVNTEVVSFDGDAKTVTVKTPEGERTDDYDKLILSPGAIPTPLPVDGVDAENVFYLRGRDWAQKVHDRMKDAKKVVVVGGGYIGIEAAEAYALAGIDTTVIDFQDRILPTYLDEEFTDILTKNAESHGLTFHGGEGVQSFETKDGKVSAVVTDKNTYEADTVIVSIGIKPNTKWLEGLVDMDQKGFIEVNEKHETSVKDVYAAGDATLVPFSPTGKKVSYALASTARRQGIVAAKNALGEEATIRPVSGTSGLHLFDYEFSTSGIKDSNADWYDGEVDSKYVTARLRPTFFTELNDDNNTVYMQINFDKESHVVLGAQFMSKGSVGELGNIMSVVIDHKMTLEELEAQDFFFQPEFDGPWHPINVLAMQALGRTYGSDKMLFM from the coding sequence ATGAAATACGCTATTGTTGGTACATCGCATGCTGGTTATGAAGCCGCTCAAACGATTCTTGAAGCGCAACCAGATGCAGAAATTAATTTATATGAAGCAGGTTCAACCGCTTCCTTCCTATCCTGTGGGATTCAATCCTACTTAGAAGGCGAATCTGAATCATTAGATGACTTACATTACGCTAATGAGACTTCATATAAGGAACAAGGCATAAATATTATGGTCAATACCGAAGTCGTTTCCTTTGATGGCGACGCTAAGACGGTTACCGTTAAAACCCCAGAAGGTGAACGGACAGATGACTATGACAAGTTAATCCTCTCCCCTGGTGCCATCCCAACCCCTCTACCTGTTGACGGCGTTGACGCTGAAAATGTCTTTTATCTTCGTGGTCGTGACTGGGCACAAAAAGTTCATGACCGTATGAAAGACGCTAAGAAAGTCGTTGTTGTCGGTGGTGGTTACATTGGGATTGAAGCAGCTGAAGCTTACGCCCTAGCAGGAATTGATACCACAGTCATTGACTTCCAAGACCGCATCTTACCCACCTACTTAGATGAAGAATTTACTGATATCTTAACCAAGAATGCTGAATCCCACGGTTTAACTTTCCATGGTGGTGAAGGGGTTCAATCCTTCGAAACTAAGGATGGTAAAGTCAGTGCAGTCGTTACTGACAAGAATACATATGAAGCTGACACTGTGATTGTTTCTATCGGTATCAAACCTAATACCAAATGGTTAGAAGGTTTAGTTGATATGGACCAAAAAGGATTTATTGAAGTCAATGAAAAACATGAAACTTCAGTAAAAGACGTTTACGCTGCTGGGGATGCTACCCTAGTACCATTCAGCCCAACAGGTAAGAAAGTTTCCTATGCTTTAGCTTCTACCGCTCGTCGCCAAGGTATTGTCGCAGCTAAAAATGCTTTAGGTGAAGAAGCAACCATCCGTCCAGTATCAGGGACTTCTGGTCTACACTTATTCGACTATGAATTCTCTACTTCAGGGATCAAAGATTCCAATGCTGACTGGTATGATGGTGAAGTGGACAGTAAGTATGTCACCGCCCGCTTACGCCCAACTTTCTTTACTGAATTAAATGACGACAATAACACCGTCTACATGCAAATCAACTTTGACAAAGAATCTCATGTTGTGCTTGGTGCCCAATTCATGTCAAAAGGCAGTGTTGGCGAATTAGGTAACATTATGTCAGTTGTCATTGATCATAAGATGACTTTAGAAGAACTTGAAGCCCAAGACTTCTTCTTCCAACCAGAATTTGATGGCCCATGGCATCCAATTAACGTCTTAGCAATGCAAGCTTTAGGACGTACCTACGGATCCGATAAAATGTTATTTATGTAA